Proteins encoded in a region of the Bubalus bubalis isolate 160015118507 breed Murrah chromosome 9, NDDB_SH_1, whole genome shotgun sequence genome:
- the LOC102394114 gene encoding olfactory receptor 7A17-like: protein MAPKNITEVSEFLLLGFSEEQELQPLIFGLFLSMYLITVFGNLLIVLAVSDPHLHTPMYFFLSNLSFVDICFTSTTIPKMLWNIQTQSKVITYEGCITQMFFFTLFAGLDDFLLTVMAYDRFVAICHPLHYTAIMNPQICGILVLVSWAISVLHSLLQTLMVLRLSFCGELEIPHYFCELNQMVQLACSDNFLNDLVMYFATGLLAGGPLSGILYSYSKIVSSIYGISSAQGKLKAFSTCVSHLSVVSLFYCTSLGVYLSSSATQSSHSSEIASVMYTVVTPMLNPFIYSLRNKDIKRVMQAFFRKAALNRPFVFS, encoded by the coding sequence ATGGCACCAAAGAACATCACAGAAgtttcagaatttcttcttctcGGATTCTCAGAGGAACAAGAACTACAGCCCCTCATATTTGGACTTTTCCTCTCCATGTACCTGATCACTGTGTTTGGAAACCTGCTCATCGTCCTGGCTGTCTcagacccccacctccacactcccatgtactttttcctctccaacctgtcctttgtagacatctgcttcacctccaccaccatcccaaAGATGTTGTGGAACATCCAGACACAGAGCAAAGTTATCACCTATGAAGGCTGCATCACCCAGATGTTTTTTTTTACACTGTTTGCAGGGTTGGATGACTTCCTCCTGACGGtaatggcctatgaccgctttgtggccatctgccaccccctGCACTACACAGCCATCATGAATCCCCAAATCTGTGGGATTCTGGTTCTGGTTAGCTGGGCCATCAGTGTCCTTCATTCCTTGTTACAAACCTTAATGGTGTTGAGACTGTCCTTCTGTGGAGAGCTGGAAATCCCTCACTATTTCTGTGAACTCAATCAGATGGTCCAACTTGCCTGTTCTGACAACTTTCTTAATGACTTGGTGATGTATTTTGCAACTGGGCTGCTGGCTGGTGGTCCCCTGTCTGGGATACTTTACTCTTACTCTAAGATAGTTTCCTCCATATATGGAATCTCGTCAGCTCAGGGAAAGCTTAAAGCCTTTTCTACCTGTGTGTCTCACCTCTCAGTTGTCTCCTTATTTTATTGTACAAGCTTAGGAGTGTACCTTAGCTCTTCAGCTACCCAGAGCTCACACTCAAGTGAAATTGCCTCggtgatgtacactgtggtcacaCCAATGCTGAACCCTTTCATCTACAGTCTGAGGAACAAAGACATAAAGAGGGTTATGCAAGCATTCTTTAGAAAGGCAGCTCTAAATAGGCCATTTGTCTTCAGCTGA